Genomic DNA from Syntrophorhabdaceae bacterium:
ACCGGTAATTGTCCACCCACCCTTGATCATCCCAGAAAGAAGAGCTTCCCAGCCTTCTGTTGTCTTGTGGGCAAAAACGATGCAGCCAACTCCGTTTTGATCGAGCACACGCCTACCTTCGGAAAAGGCTTGTCCCATTGATGTTTCATAGAACCGAGGGGTTCTTATACCATGTCCTTTTGTTGTTGTGCTGTCTACTATGATTTCCCGCATTTTAGGCGTAAGCATATTGTTTAGGTCTAGAGGATCCCTAGGCAATAAACCGTTAGGTAGCATACGTTTCATCCAAACATAAAAAAAATCAGAGCAATGCGCGTAACTTATTGCGTCGTAATAAGGAGGATCGGTAAACCATACCGATGCACTCTCATTTGGTAGTGGTGAATCACATGCATCTGACATTTGCACTTGAGAAGAAGTAATATAACTGATGCACACAGACTCTATTGCAGCCGACATACGGGCGACTTGACTCGCAATGGAACCAGTAGATTGACTCCATGGGTTTGCCTCAGCAAAATCCCAAACCATAGGGAGTGCTTGTCTAGCCAGAGCTTGCACCGGACATTCTGCATCTGCCTTCCATCTGGCCAAGGCTACCCAAAAATCCACCACTCTTCCCAGCACTAAACCAAGCAAACCTCCTTCACCATTTAGTCGGGAACTTAGGTAACCAGATGTTGTAAACAATGCGAGCTTCTGACGTGCCGTGAAGGCATCCCCCCAAGTCATCATTCCATACATTGGCAACCGGTTTATATCATGATGCCATTTGTCTACGAGTTCGTTTGGTATAGGGTTCAATCCATTTAGAGTTCTTTCAGCAGTTACTTCTTTCAGTTTTTTCTGTGTTTTCCACACAGCTTTATAATCATTCGCTGTGGACAACCTATATTGCCTCCCTTGCTCACCAATTTGTAGTGCAACAACCGCCAGCAGCCTTGCTCCGCCGATACGATTCCCTTGCCCATCAAAAATCACATCAGCCCCACCTTTTTCTTCAACAAGCTGAGCTCTTACGCGCTCAGGGGGCAATACTGTATTGCAGCATAAGCATGTGGCTTTTGCCCTTGTTACTGTACCAACTGGCACCTCTCTATCATTTTTCGGTTCAAATATCTCAAATTCTGCTTCCGGGCTTTCTCCTTTTCCCTTTGCACCTTTTACTTGATACCTCAATGCACGCTTTCGTCCTTCCTTCTTGGATAACCAGAATGAACGCATAAGGGGAATCTCTGCTCCGCAATTAGGGGCTTCGCATTTTACAGTCCGTGCCCACAAATATGCTATCGGTTTTGCCCCATTTGGGTCATCGGGGTAGAAATCCTTCAATTCCTTTTCCGCTGCTTCCTTGATCTCTTTTCGTGTCCTTCCGGCAACCCTGCGTGAAATAATCCCCCCAAACGCGGTACCATCGTGAGCAGTCCAATAAACCAAAGGAGGCTCACCCCATGTTACCCGCAAAAAGAGCAAAAGAGCACACCGCCCTGGAGCAAGTCCACGAGCTTTTCGAGCGATGGAGAAAGAGCAAAACCGGCCGCGACCCAATCCCGGAGTCCCTGTGGGAGGCCGCCGTCTCCCTTACGGGCGGGTACTCCGTCAACAGGATAGCCAGACGCCTGCGCCTCAATCATAACGATCTCAAGAACCGCGCCCGCAATCAGATCACCTTCATCGAGCTTCCCGTTGCCAAAAACATCGAATGCACCATAGAAATAGAAAAGCCCACAGGAGAAAGAATGAGGATCAAAGGAAGCTGCAATGTGACCGGGCTTGCGAGAGAGTTCTGGGAACGATGATCCAGGTTACCCCTCAGATGCGGATCCTCCTTGCCGTCAACCCCGTCGACTTCAGAAAGGGGATAGACGGTCTTGCCGGGATAGTAAGGGACCTCACGATCGACCCCATGAGCGGATATCTCTTCGTCTTTCGGAACCGGGGCTCCACGTCTCTCAAAATAATCTGCTACGACGGCCAGGGCTTCTGGTGTTGCCAGAAGAGATTGTCGAAAGGAAGGTTCAGGTTCTGGCCCAAAGAAAAGGAAGCGCTCACCCCCATGGCCGCCCACGAACTCCAGGCCCTTTTATGGAACAACGACCCGGAGAAGATGGACGCCCCCATGTGGAAAAAGATAGGATAAGGCTGGACACCGAAACCCGAATATTCTATACTCTTCCGTATGAGATACTGCGGACGGGAATTTACAGAAAAAGAAGTAGACCTCATTGCCCGTCTTATCGGCACAGGCGTGAACCGTCAAAGAATAGCCCGGACGTTCTGTGAAGAGACAAACTGGAGAAAACCCGATGGAGATCTAAAAGAGATGAGCTGCAAGGTGGCTTTCCTCAGGATGCACCGGGATGGCCACATCATATTGCCCCCGCCCACGAAGCCCGCCAACAATCATCTCAAGAAACCCACACCCACCCTTTTCGCCGGCCCCAGGTCCGAGGTTATCACCAGCGCCGGAGAGTGTGCGATAGAGATAGCCGGAAGGAGTACGAGCGCCCTCTGGAACGAATACATCGACCGGTACCATTACCTCGGATATACGCCCCTTCCCGGCGCACAGATGAGATACTTCGTCAAGTCGGACAATGAGGTCCTCGCTCTTTTAGGGTTCGGCGCCGCTGCATGGAAGTGCGCTCCCCGTGACGAGTCTATAGGCTGGGACCACGAGACAAGAAAACGGAACCTCCATCTCGTCGTGAATAACGCCCGGTTCCTTATATTGCCCTGGGTACAATCGAAGAACCTCGCCTCACGGATACTTTCCCTTTGTGCGAAACGCATTACCTCCGACTGGTATGAGCGCTATCATTACAAACCCGTTCTCATGGAGACCTTCGTGGAAAAAGAAAGGTTTGCCGGAACCTGCTACAAGGCCTCGAACTGGACCCGGGTGGGAGATACAAAAGGCAGGGGGAAACTCGATATCCGTCACGAGCATAAGGCGCCTGTAAAGAGCGTCTGGCTCTACCCCTTGAGAAAGGACTTTAGAGAATGGCTAAGAAGCTGAAGCTTCCCAAAAAGAGGGTGGAGGAGATATTGAAGAGGGTCGAAGAAGAGCCGACATTGGCTGACGACTACAGGATCATCAAAGAGATTTTCGAAGACGCGATCCGGATCGGCCTGGTGAAGATCAAGAAATGAGCGACCGCGTTGTCTTAAGTCCCGAGATGGTGGAATCGATATGCGCCCGGGTAGATACAAGCCCCCTATCCGAGCACGACCGCACGGTCATCAAGGCGGTGAT
This window encodes:
- the tnpB gene encoding IS66 family insertion sequence element accessory protein TnpB (TnpB, as the term is used for proteins encoded by IS66 family insertion elements, is considered an accessory protein, since TnpC, encoded by a neighboring gene, is a DDE family transposase.) produces the protein MIQVTPQMRILLAVNPVDFRKGIDGLAGIVRDLTIDPMSGYLFVFRNRGSTSLKIICYDGQGFWCCQKRLSKGRFRFWPKEKEALTPMAAHELQALLWNNDPEKMDAPMWKKIG
- a CDS encoding DUF4338 domain-containing protein; the encoded protein is MRYCGREFTEKEVDLIARLIGTGVNRQRIARTFCEETNWRKPDGDLKEMSCKVAFLRMHRDGHIILPPPTKPANNHLKKPTPTLFAGPRSEVITSAGECAIEIAGRSTSALWNEYIDRYHYLGYTPLPGAQMRYFVKSDNEVLALLGFGAAAWKCAPRDESIGWDHETRKRNLHLVVNNARFLILPWVQSKNLASRILSLCAKRITSDWYERYHYKPVLMETFVEKERFAGTCYKASNWTRVGDTKGRGKLDIRHEHKAPVKSVWLYPLRKDFREWLRS